The following proteins come from a genomic window of Gossypium raimondii isolate GPD5lz chromosome 5, ASM2569854v1, whole genome shotgun sequence:
- the LOC105769435 gene encoding uncharacterized protein LOC105769435, with translation MEEMKYSPLSNTSTTTTTADGNREQGTSSMLSRIKKDCFAFGVSLQEGFRYVKATLVGLAKKLKARDEQEAAIADLQAQKMQVKAADEAEDTKKKKYKST, from the exons ATGGAGGAGATGAAGTACTCGCCACTGTCAAACACTTCGACAACCACCACTACTGCCGACGGCAACAGAGAGCAAGGGACGTCTTCGATGTTGTCGCGAATCAAGAAAGATTGCTTTGCTTTTGGAGTTTCATTGCAAGAGGGATTTCGATACGTTAAAGCAACCTTAGTTGGTCTG GCAAAAAAGCTGAAAGCAAGAGATGAGCAGGAAGCGGCAATAGCTGATTTACAAGCTCAAAAAATGCAGGTTAAAGCAGCTGATGAAGCTGAAgataccaagaaaaaaaaatacaaatccACGTAA